The DNA segment TAAACAAATCTTCATAAAAATAACTAGATACAATAGTATTTAATGCGTCTGTAATTTTCTTTTGTTCTAAATTTTCTCCCTCAAATTCTAAAGTCATTTCAATCTTTTTTAAAGTATTATTTCCAGCTTTTGAATACAAATCCGTTCTAAAATCTTCTATACTCAAAGAATTAGCATAAATACTACAAAAAGAAAAAAATAAAATTACTACCCATCTCATAATCACTCCCTATCTTCTTCTAAATTTATAAACTTTTCTTGCAGATAAAATCGCTTTACCTCTTTATCAAATTTTAAAATTTTTAAAAAATAATCCTCAAAAGGCATTTTATAATTATATATTATTTTTAAATTACTTGGATTAATGGCTCTTGATAAACATACATATAATTGTCCTTTTTCAAAAATTCCATCAATATCACATATTAATTTATCTATACTCATGCCTTGAGATTTATGGATTGTTATAGCATAAGCTAATTTTATAGGAAACTGAACAAATTTAGCTTTTATCTTAACTTCTAGTTTTTCATCTTTATCTAACTCATACTCTTCTAAGGTATATTCATATGGTTTTAATTTCAATCTTTCACCATTATTTTTTTCTATCAGAATATATTCTTGCTCTTTATCTTTTATAAAATCTAAAACAACACCTTGCTCCCCATTGTAATAATTTTCTTCTTTATTATTCACACAAAAAATAATCTTAGCACCTATTTTTAATTTTAACTCACTCAAAGAATTAAGTCCATTAATCCACTGCTCGTAAGTTTTATCATCTAAAGTACAATCTAGTTTTTCAGCTTTTGCTTTAAATATACTTTCTTTACCTTGTAAAAGATTTAATTTTTCAGTATTAATACGATTAGTCTTTTTATTGGTAGCGCATAATAAAGTATACTCATCCATATACTCAAGTAATTTTTTTGAACTAATTAACATTTTTTTAAAGAAATTCAATATTTCTTTATTTGCTTCACCCATTCTAAGAAAAAACAAATATTCGTAAAATTGTTTATCTAAAGTTCTTTTTGTAATACTAAGTTTTAAATTAATAAATTTAAGATCATTCCAAGCTTGCGAAGAAAAAGCATATAAAGTATTTTGAAATAAAGTACTTTGAATTTGATTTTCTTTATGCTTAACCACGGGTGGAAGTTGAAAAAAATCTCCAACTAATAAAATTTTACCATTAAAACCACTTCTTGATAATCTATAATAAATCATTTCCATCAACGAAGCACTTACCATAGAGATTTCATCAATAACCAATAAATCACATTGTTTTAAAATTCTCTTTAATTTTTCTAGTTTATCTTTTTGCTTTCTATCTTCATAATATAACTCATCATAATTTTGACATCTTTTAAAAGCAAAAAAACTATGTAAAGTAACCCCACCTATATTAAAAGCACTAAGAGCGGTAGAACCCAATACAATAACAATTTTTCCTTGAACTCTATAAGATTTTATAAGCTCCATAGTTAAAAAAGACTTACCAACACCTGCACCACCACTTAAAAATACATTATTATTTTTTAAAAAAAATCTTAATTTATCTACAACTAAGTTCAAGCTACTCTTTCATGCAAGATATTATCAACATCA comes from the Campylobacter sp. CNRCH_2014_0184h genome and includes:
- a CDS encoding ATP-dependent DNA helicase, with amino-acid sequence MNLVVDKLRFFLKNNNVFLSGGAGVGKSFLTMELIKSYRVQGKIVIVLGSTALSAFNIGGVTLHSFFAFKRCQNYDELYYEDRKQKDKLEKLKRILKQCDLLVIDEISMVSASLMEMIYYRLSRSGFNGKILLVGDFFQLPPVVKHKENQIQSTLFQNTLYAFSSQAWNDLKFINLKLSITKRTLDKQFYEYLFFLRMGEANKEILNFFKKMLISSKKLLEYMDEYTLLCATNKKTNRINTEKLNLLQGKESIFKAKAEKLDCTLDDKTYEQWINGLNSLSELKLKIGAKIIFCVNNKEENYYNGEQGVVLDFIKDKEQEYILIEKNNGERLKLKPYEYTLEEYELDKDEKLEVKIKAKFVQFPIKLAYAITIHKSQGMSIDKLICDIDGIFEKGQLYVCLSRAINPSNLKIIYNYKMPFEDYFLKILKFDKEVKRFYLQEKFINLEEDRE